The following proteins are encoded in a genomic region of Gimesia algae:
- a CDS encoding sterol desaturase family protein has translation MFSELTGTQLLILAQRIVPVILLGLLWSWESWAAFKPYDRQIRYRHAFHNLLLAILNALFIGLLFGTAVEFMSQWSREHDWGLLYQLPLGMFWKTTLAVVLLDVWMYCWHWLNHRIPLFWRFHRMHHSDPHMDVSTATRFHWGELTFSTLSRLALIPILGLQIWQLVVYSILVYLSTQFHHANISLGKADPVLRWLFVTPDMHKIHHSRLHREFNSNYSTVFSCWDRLAGTYQMRNHLENIEFGLSEYDEPDRQTLLGMWKTPFYPPSPQPDPQNRKRPPD, from the coding sequence ATGTTTTCCGAATTAACAGGCACCCAACTGCTCATTCTTGCACAAAGGATTGTCCCGGTGATTCTACTGGGACTGTTATGGAGCTGGGAAAGTTGGGCTGCGTTTAAACCTTATGACAGACAGATCCGTTATCGGCATGCCTTTCATAACCTGCTGCTGGCGATTCTGAATGCCCTCTTCATTGGACTGTTATTTGGAACAGCCGTCGAATTCATGTCCCAATGGTCACGCGAACACGACTGGGGGCTGCTTTATCAGTTACCACTGGGAATGTTCTGGAAAACAACTCTGGCCGTCGTGTTGCTGGATGTCTGGATGTATTGCTGGCACTGGTTGAATCATCGCATCCCCCTGTTCTGGCGATTTCACCGTATGCATCACAGCGATCCTCACATGGACGTCTCCACTGCCACACGCTTCCACTGGGGTGAACTGACTTTCTCTACCCTGTCTCGTCTGGCGTTAATCCCCATCCTCGGACTGCAGATCTGGCAGCTGGTCGTTTACAGCATCCTGGTTTATCTGTCCACACAGTTTCATCACGCCAATATCTCACTGGGAAAAGCCGATCCCGTTTTGCGCTGGCTGTTTGTGACGCCTGACATGCATAAAATCCATCATTCACGCCTTCATCGGGAATTCAATTCCAATTATTCAACAGTTTTTTCCTGCTGGGATCGTCTGGCTGGTACCTACCAGATGCGCAATCACCTCGAAAACATCGAGTTTGGTCTTTCTGAATATGATGAACCAGACAGGCAAACTCTGTTAGGCATGTGGAAAACTCCATTTTACCCCCCGTCTCCACAACCGGACCCACAAAACAGGAAAAGACCTCCAGACTGA
- a CDS encoding ferrochelatase, which translates to MSNSYDAIIVVSFGGPEGPDDVIPFLENVLRGKNVPRERMLEVAEHYQHFGGVSPINEQNRALIRALEQELAEHGPQLPIYWGNRNWDPLLVETLSQMKADGIKRALAFFTSTFSSYSGCRQYREDILRAQEAVGAGAPEVDKLRVFFNHPGFIEATVSRTEEALNQIPEARREQATILYSAHSIPMVMAAGCRYEVQLQESARLVSERLGEHPWHLVYQSRSGPPHQPWLEPDICDFIRELGEKGDVKDLVIVPIGFVSDHMEVLFDLDTEAKEVSQELGINLVRAKTVGVHPRFIRMIRELIEERISGTQDRPALGELGASHDVCPVDCCLRTTEQPR; encoded by the coding sequence ATGAGTAATTCGTATGATGCCATTATCGTTGTTTCGTTTGGCGGGCCGGAAGGGCCTGACGATGTGATTCCATTTCTGGAAAATGTACTTCGTGGCAAGAATGTGCCTCGCGAGAGGATGCTGGAAGTCGCAGAACATTATCAGCATTTCGGTGGAGTCAGCCCGATCAATGAACAGAATCGGGCTTTGATCAGGGCTCTGGAACAGGAACTGGCAGAGCATGGTCCTCAGCTCCCCATTTACTGGGGAAACCGGAACTGGGATCCCTTGCTGGTGGAGACACTGTCCCAGATGAAAGCCGATGGTATTAAACGGGCATTGGCATTTTTTACCTCTACTTTCAGTTCGTATTCAGGTTGCCGACAGTACCGTGAAGACATTTTACGTGCCCAGGAAGCAGTGGGAGCAGGGGCGCCTGAAGTTGATAAGCTGCGTGTGTTTTTTAATCATCCCGGCTTTATCGAAGCAACAGTCTCCCGGACTGAGGAAGCGTTAAATCAGATCCCGGAGGCGAGGCGAGAACAGGCGACGATTCTCTATTCAGCTCACAGTATTCCGATGGTGATGGCGGCTGGCTGTCGCTATGAAGTGCAACTGCAGGAATCAGCACGCCTGGTCAGTGAGAGACTGGGAGAGCATCCCTGGCATCTGGTCTATCAGAGTCGTAGTGGTCCACCTCATCAGCCCTGGCTGGAACCGGATATCTGTGATTTTATCAGAGAACTGGGCGAAAAAGGGGATGTAAAAGATCTCGTCATCGTTCCGATTGGCTTTGTTTCCGATCATATGGAAGTTCTGTTTGACCTGGATACTGAGGCAAAAGAAGTGAGTCAGGAACTGGGCATCAATCTGGTGCGCGCGAAAACCGTAGGCGTTCATCCCCGCTTCATCAGGATGATTCGTGAGCTGATCGAAGAGCGGATCAGTGGCACGCAGGACCGTCCTGCACTGGGAGAACTGGGGGCGAGCCACGATGTCTGCCCGGTTGACTGTTGTTTACGCACGACAGAGCAGCCTCGCTGA
- a CDS encoding DUF1559 domain-containing protein: MSASHKRGFTLIELLVVIAIIAILIALLLPAVQQAREAARRSTCKNNLKQIGIALHNYHDSHVTFPYGHMEVQSGNYNPSSPYGTHLWRDTWAHQILPFVDQAPLYNKYSASTATHVHLVTDPTIYKAVVPIYLCPSDPSTPGNADSAGRSQGSYIGSAGNVAVTTGANLNGMFSENSKTKLRDLKDGSSNTIMVSEIVIRGNAATTTYWGCPGCYGIGGAHGEMTFSTREVPNTPVPDQNYACKTTTWPNSPCVVNTGTKYNFARSYHVGGVHALLADGAVRFISSNIDRPTFQHLGDKQDGQVLGEF, from the coding sequence ATGTCTGCATCTCACAAGCGAGGTTTTACGCTCATTGAGTTGTTAGTTGTCATCGCTATTATTGCGATCCTGATTGCCTTGTTGCTGCCTGCGGTGCAGCAGGCTCGTGAAGCTGCCCGGCGTTCGACGTGTAAAAACAATCTGAAGCAGATCGGTATCGCATTGCATAACTATCATGATTCGCACGTCACGTTTCCTTATGGTCATATGGAAGTGCAGTCAGGGAATTATAATCCCTCTTCGCCTTATGGGACCCATCTCTGGCGAGATACCTGGGCACATCAGATCTTACCATTTGTGGACCAGGCACCTTTATATAACAAATATTCAGCCAGCACGGCGACTCATGTGCATCTGGTTACGGACCCGACAATTTATAAAGCCGTCGTTCCCATTTACCTGTGTCCTTCCGATCCTTCGACACCTGGAAATGCAGATTCTGCCGGACGTTCGCAGGGGAGCTATATCGGCTCAGCAGGTAACGTCGCAGTTACGACTGGTGCGAACCTGAACGGTATGTTTTCTGAGAACTCTAAAACAAAGCTTCGTGATCTCAAAGATGGTTCTTCAAATACCATCATGGTTTCGGAAATTGTAATTCGAGGGAACGCCGCCACAACGACGTATTGGGGCTGCCCAGGTTGTTATGGGATTGGAGGTGCCCATGGTGAGATGACATTTTCAACACGGGAAGTTCCGAATACACCGGTACCCGATCAGAATTATGCCTGTAAAACAACGACCTGGCCGAATTCCCCCTGTGTTGTGAATACAGGTACGAAATATAACTTTGCCCGCAGTTATCATGTCGGGGGCGTGCATGCGTTGCTTGCTGACGGAGCAGTACGCTTTATTTCATCCAATATCGATCGTCCCACATTTCAGCATCTGGGTGACAAACAGGATGGTCAGGTGCTGGGTGAATTCTAG
- a CDS encoding DEAD/DEAH box helicase, with protein MNTFQELNLIASVQKALVEENYKIPTPIQAQTIPAALEGRDVLGCAQTGTGKTAALALPILNQLGKNSRKSIPHHPLALVLAPTRELAIQIGDSFDAYGRHLKLRSVLIYGGVGQGNQVRALKRGAHILVATPGRLLDLMNQGHIKLNQLEVFVLDEADRMLDMGFLPDLKRIISQLPKQRQSLFFSATLAPKITELAHSLLDNPITVNVTPKKTSVQKIQQQLMFVERNLKQPLLQKILGGDDVERALVFTKTKRTANTLSQRLVRSGFKATAIHGNKSQGARQQALEAFRCKQVQVLVATDVAARGIDIDGITHVINFDLPVEPEAYVHRIGRTGRAGAEGIAISFCSESERKELRSIERLIGQKVPVSKEHSQAGLKAEKLEPEPRRGRQAAPVRQQAANGARPPRRRSRRAAEAATEANKGKPGQKRSKWRHIKARSQQTS; from the coding sequence TTGAATACGTTTCAAGAACTCAATTTAATCGCTTCAGTACAAAAAGCATTGGTAGAAGAAAACTACAAAATACCAACCCCCATCCAGGCACAGACAATTCCCGCCGCGCTGGAGGGACGGGATGTTCTGGGCTGTGCCCAGACCGGTACCGGTAAAACTGCCGCTCTCGCTCTCCCAATTTTAAATCAACTGGGAAAAAACAGTCGCAAATCAATCCCGCATCACCCGCTGGCCCTGGTCCTGGCCCCCACACGCGAACTCGCGATTCAGATCGGCGACAGCTTCGACGCCTACGGCAGACATCTGAAATTGCGATCGGTTCTGATTTACGGTGGTGTCGGTCAAGGTAATCAGGTGCGAGCATTAAAGCGGGGCGCTCATATTCTGGTCGCAACTCCAGGGCGTCTGCTCGACCTGATGAACCAGGGACACATCAAGCTGAATCAACTGGAAGTCTTTGTACTTGATGAAGCAGACCGCATGCTCGACATGGGATTCCTCCCCGACCTCAAGCGAATCATCAGCCAGTTACCGAAGCAGCGACAATCGTTATTCTTTTCAGCCACACTGGCACCGAAAATTACGGAACTCGCACACAGCCTGCTGGATAACCCCATCACAGTCAATGTGACTCCTAAAAAGACCAGTGTTCAAAAAATTCAGCAGCAGCTCATGTTTGTGGAACGCAACTTGAAACAGCCGCTCCTGCAGAAAATACTGGGCGGTGATGACGTTGAACGGGCACTGGTCTTCACAAAAACAAAACGAACTGCCAACACACTCTCACAACGCCTGGTACGCAGTGGATTCAAAGCCACTGCAATTCACGGCAATAAGTCACAGGGCGCACGGCAGCAGGCTTTGGAAGCGTTTCGATGCAAACAGGTCCAGGTTCTGGTCGCCACCGATGTGGCAGCACGCGGGATTGACATCGATGGCATCACCCATGTCATCAACTTCGATCTCCCCGTCGAACCTGAAGCCTACGTACACCGCATTGGTCGTACCGGACGTGCAGGTGCAGAAGGGATCGCCATCTCATTCTGCAGCGAAAGCGAACGCAAGGAATTACGTTCCATTGAGAGACTGATTGGCCAGAAAGTACCCGTTTCTAAAGAGCATTCACAAGCGGGCCTGAAAGCGGAAAAGCTCGAACCGGAACCACGCAGAGGCAGACAGGCAGCCCCCGTCAGACAACAGGCAGCCAACGGGGCACGACCTCCACGTCGTAGAAGTCGGCGTGCGGCGGAAGCGGCAACCGAAGCGAATAAAGGCAAACCAGGGCAGAAGCGATCCAAGTGGCGGCACATCAAAGCACGTTCTCAACAAACCAGTTAG
- a CDS encoding flagellar basal body P-ring protein FlgI gives MRYLKFSILSGIALFAVAMFFLSRSINGFLEVSNESEQVATDSALELSLSEPGEFPELNLDFPAGSNESPEKPESVLESQTSQTDNKPSTQKTPGQVSGQPKVRLLTTVPNQTGTVPELNILLLSQTTREQRTTLIEELIRLDADLVRHVAIAAGLQQDQSSGVRRKVQQIALSGSAPGQTISAGYSPRQHPTLGGSFLVHQQQTTQIVATYRGISIKFSGTPLQNGQLHQTVKVVPANTNTLMPATVISQNLVAIDLPAQLSQAVSNQSVPAVKLSEVGEFQPAEIVKLTGAGLVIGLNGTGDRNISAEAIRALKSSLNAMNIDQRSIKTPIQSGNLANVSIVVYIPNQGVSRGKQLECYVSAATPGVDLTGGYLLPTTMIISGSKNSKADAMAMGSVQTDQSKQKSQAMIARGAQLLTDVNPRLVSGQGIPHLKFFLNADSHTPQLSTLITRQINQFLQSEKQLNSKAMLQSSSLIMISLPHNDPQQAHHLATQLLSLSLPLQSGTPEAEPPQVIIESRTGKLQTRGNVLLQSAFVNQQDLILEVGTSTQNGTTNGADLLALMQHLQIPQQTQIQLLLQLQQQGKINAPLLRQ, from the coding sequence ATGCGCTATCTCAAATTTTCGATACTGTCTGGAATCGCCCTGTTCGCAGTCGCCATGTTTTTTCTTTCCCGTTCGATCAATGGCTTTCTCGAAGTCAGCAACGAATCGGAGCAGGTTGCGACCGACTCTGCATTGGAACTATCATTATCAGAACCTGGCGAATTTCCCGAACTGAACCTGGATTTCCCGGCGGGGTCAAATGAGAGTCCTGAGAAACCAGAATCAGTCCTCGAATCTCAAACCAGTCAAACGGACAATAAGCCATCCACTCAAAAAACACCGGGGCAAGTTTCCGGTCAGCCCAAGGTTCGACTGTTAACTACGGTCCCAAATCAGACAGGGACTGTGCCCGAATTGAATATTCTGTTGCTCTCACAAACGACCAGAGAACAACGCACTACTTTAATTGAGGAACTCATTCGCCTGGACGCTGATCTGGTGCGCCACGTGGCGATCGCGGCCGGTCTCCAGCAAGACCAGTCATCCGGCGTGCGGCGGAAAGTACAGCAGATCGCACTTTCTGGCAGTGCTCCAGGGCAGACAATCTCAGCAGGTTATTCACCCAGACAGCATCCGACCCTGGGAGGATCGTTCCTGGTACATCAACAACAGACTACACAAATCGTAGCCACTTACCGTGGAATCTCAATTAAGTTTTCAGGGACTCCTCTGCAAAATGGTCAACTGCACCAGACGGTAAAAGTGGTTCCCGCAAATACCAATACACTGATGCCGGCAACCGTTATAAGTCAGAATCTGGTAGCCATCGATCTGCCGGCTCAACTCTCACAGGCTGTCAGTAACCAGTCGGTTCCTGCAGTAAAGCTGTCTGAGGTGGGGGAATTTCAGCCAGCAGAAATCGTAAAGCTGACAGGTGCAGGCCTGGTGATCGGTTTGAATGGTACCGGCGACCGAAATATCTCTGCGGAAGCGATCCGGGCACTCAAGTCATCCCTGAATGCGATGAACATCGATCAGCGCAGCATCAAAACACCAATTCAGTCCGGGAACCTGGCCAATGTTTCAATTGTGGTCTATATCCCTAATCAGGGTGTTTCCCGTGGAAAGCAGCTGGAATGCTACGTTTCAGCTGCCACTCCAGGAGTCGATCTGACCGGTGGATATCTTCTGCCCACGACGATGATTATTTCCGGTTCAAAAAACTCAAAAGCAGACGCGATGGCGATGGGCTCAGTGCAGACCGACCAGAGCAAACAGAAATCGCAGGCCATGATTGCCAGAGGCGCGCAACTCCTTACAGATGTGAATCCTCGACTGGTTTCAGGCCAGGGAATTCCTCACCTCAAGTTTTTTCTGAATGCGGATTCACATACTCCCCAGTTAAGCACTCTGATCACACGTCAGATCAATCAGTTTCTACAGTCGGAAAAACAGCTGAATTCCAAAGCCATGCTGCAATCTTCCAGTCTGATCATGATCTCACTCCCTCATAATGACCCACAGCAGGCACATCATCTGGCAACACAGTTACTTTCACTCTCTCTACCGCTACAGTCGGGCACGCCTGAAGCAGAACCGCCACAAGTTATCATCGAAAGTAGAACAGGAAAACTTCAAACCAGAGGCAATGTGCTTCTACAGTCTGCTTTCGTGAACCAGCAGGATCTGATCCTGGAAGTCGGAACTTCAACACAAAACGGCACTACAAATGGCGCGGATTTACTTGCGCTGATGCAACATCTGCAGATCCCTCAACAAACTCAAATTCAGCTCCTGCTGCAACTTCAACAACAGGGAAAAATCAACGCACCGCTGCTCCGGCAGTAA
- a CDS encoding ArnT family glycosyltransferase: MQRQLERQPGRTYVIEGDAEGYWKLAQAIKQGEPYSIYMPPRRVLRMPGFPLVLAGAMAVVGESHARVRMVLALLGVVTCFVVYLLGTELVNETVGVLAAGLTAVSPVMAGFSVLILSETVFALTMLISLWVLVKLSKIKWEKTDQNRGILWSLLAGVSLALAYYVRPSWLLIVPLVVVFYIFSAKGHRKVAVQRSLILLAGFSLMLLPWVVRNYRVTGHVVPTTLWSGPSLYDGLNPGATGDSDMTFFDQEHVLDSMTEYEMNQHYTQRAVAYAKQHPGRVIQLMGAKLLRYWKPWPNAAQFQSWWMMLAVSVVFVPVLVFAIYGAWVSRNQCLLLLITAGPILYFSLIHMVFVSSLRYRLPAEYSLDILSAVGICQLYVSRFQKKEIHP, encoded by the coding sequence GTGCAGCGCCAATTGGAGCGTCAGCCAGGACGAACCTATGTGATTGAAGGAGATGCTGAGGGGTACTGGAAGCTGGCCCAGGCAATTAAGCAGGGCGAACCGTATTCGATTTACATGCCACCCAGACGTGTACTACGGATGCCCGGTTTTCCCCTGGTGCTGGCAGGAGCGATGGCGGTGGTCGGGGAATCGCATGCGCGGGTGCGCATGGTGTTGGCCTTGCTGGGAGTGGTGACCTGTTTCGTTGTTTATTTGCTGGGAACCGAACTGGTGAATGAAACGGTGGGGGTGCTGGCAGCAGGGCTGACGGCAGTCTCTCCGGTGATGGCGGGATTCAGTGTGCTGATATTAAGTGAGACTGTATTTGCACTCACGATGCTGATTTCGTTATGGGTGCTTGTGAAATTATCAAAAATCAAATGGGAGAAAACAGATCAGAACAGGGGAATCCTCTGGTCACTGCTGGCAGGTGTATCACTCGCCCTGGCTTATTACGTGAGACCCAGCTGGTTACTGATCGTTCCTCTGGTTGTCGTGTTTTATATTTTCAGCGCGAAAGGGCATCGTAAGGTTGCGGTGCAGAGATCGCTGATATTGCTTGCAGGTTTTAGCTTGATGCTGTTGCCCTGGGTGGTACGAAATTATCGCGTGACAGGCCATGTTGTTCCAACCACACTCTGGTCGGGACCGAGTCTGTACGATGGTTTGAATCCAGGGGCAACCGGTGACAGTGATATGACTTTTTTTGATCAGGAACATGTGTTGGACTCCATGACGGAATACGAAATGAATCAACACTACACACAGCGGGCTGTGGCTTATGCGAAGCAGCATCCGGGGCGTGTAATTCAGTTAATGGGCGCGAAGCTGCTGCGTTACTGGAAACCGTGGCCGAATGCTGCCCAGTTTCAGTCGTGGTGGATGATGCTGGCGGTATCGGTGGTTTTTGTTCCTGTGTTGGTCTTTGCCATTTATGGGGCCTGGGTCTCGCGGAATCAATGTCTGTTGTTGCTGATCACTGCAGGACCGATCTTGTATTTTTCACTGATTCATATGGTGTTTGTCAGTTCGCTGCGGTATCGACTGCCGGCGGAATACAGTTTGGATATTCTGTCAGCAGTGGGGATTTGCCAGTTGTATGTTTCCCGGTTTCAAAAGAAAGAAATCCATCCGTGA
- a CDS encoding DUF3971 domain-containing protein, whose amino-acid sequence MVVRKTFQWCLLILISLVITGGSYGYYLWMRSDEMTKTGIMEKIANHIPGLMLDIDRAQFDFRRRVRIEGCRVHVVNHPDTIIDLPEVVITLNQEKLAQHLDIDVQKVVLNRPQLVLVRMADGTWNWEGLPEPVKSNKPLPELVIERGSLSLKFERGAQGLPTAMTFQNLDLRLIPSGTSRYEIEGHTSIPQAGKLEISGYWDINSKLGSITGTWSQLEFGPNLVRMATGISPELMTQLKTAFPSMQLKPDPATGMFDLGVSAQMDIQFSLARSNKDEPPQFQVLTHLREGKLKHPVLPFPLRNIAGKVLVNNQRLEVQSLQAFNGETSFELNGNHRFAEHATVAGPLKYKSSFSFQARKLPLDARLRNRLSGGLARTYDTLRPSGNVDLEVDLYHPGTGKWQIQNLNVSTYDAEVIPVHFPYRVSHIKGQMRQTQGDKLELNFDGTAGQRRVEANGHVRHPGPASEIEILVQIKQVPIDATLRAASPEVVRKVLDEVDLQGTADATLRLTREPLLDQPIHLNFVAEMDHGSLQYQDFPYRISDLKGRVSYFSNTGVTRFEQLTGKHGSASLTADGSYARFANDGKLDLKVSAENASCDTSLKLALPESLQELWTNFSPTGKLGLDTHVIWERGKPLQVRIPRIDLSDGSMSLKDFPYPLDNLKAHASYFVNPETGNGEVRMSGISGNHDETKIGIEKALAEVTPSGDWRVLFENMTIDDLSTDRAFQKTLPEAMASALNTLNIQRPISANGKIEFRGSQQPGTAITAYWDMNSYLAENTLTAGVDLTKVYGKVHSEGTWDGSHLHLKGDLDLDSAVILDYHLTEIKGPFEIHDQRLTVGSREIRREKYQSVSLPQINSMQPITAKAIRGVLTCMGDIELNDVPTYNMQLELNRGLLEEYAARYMPGQSQLRGVMNGWIQLWGRGSSKSDLKGQGQLQISPAAIYELPPIAQIFKVVRLAQPDKTAFDSAFCDFTVSNQTFHLKYIELKGNAISLYGQAGEAHFDGRLKVDLFSQLTRRQLPLPAITQLIGHATSGWIRVELRGTTSSPIVDIKSNPLLDGSLKTFLNNVMRGRPAGNATGRWARPAQSGNQTQKQFPLPFAQ is encoded by the coding sequence ATGGTTGTTCGTAAAACATTTCAATGGTGTCTGTTGATCCTGATTTCGCTGGTCATAACCGGCGGTAGTTACGGGTACTATCTATGGATGCGCAGTGATGAAATGACCAAAACGGGCATCATGGAAAAGATTGCGAATCATATTCCGGGACTGATGCTCGATATCGACCGGGCACAGTTTGATTTTCGGCGCCGCGTGCGGATTGAAGGCTGTCGGGTTCACGTAGTGAATCATCCTGACACGATTATTGATTTACCCGAAGTCGTGATCACTTTGAATCAGGAAAAACTCGCACAGCATCTGGACATTGACGTGCAGAAAGTGGTTCTGAATCGTCCGCAGCTGGTTCTGGTCAGGATGGCCGACGGGACCTGGAACTGGGAAGGGTTGCCGGAACCGGTCAAAAGTAATAAGCCGCTTCCCGAGCTGGTCATTGAGCGGGGCAGTCTATCGTTGAAGTTTGAACGGGGAGCCCAGGGACTTCCCACGGCAATGACGTTTCAGAATCTGGATTTGAGACTCATCCCGTCTGGAACCAGCCGTTATGAAATTGAAGGACATACTTCAATTCCCCAGGCGGGCAAACTTGAGATCTCCGGCTACTGGGATATCAATTCCAAACTGGGTTCGATTACAGGTACATGGAGCCAACTGGAGTTCGGACCGAATCTGGTGCGGATGGCAACAGGAATTTCCCCTGAGCTGATGACCCAACTAAAAACAGCATTTCCGTCCATGCAGTTAAAGCCAGATCCGGCTACCGGCATGTTCGATCTGGGAGTCAGTGCCCAGATGGATATTCAATTCAGTCTTGCCCGCAGCAACAAAGACGAACCACCACAGTTTCAGGTACTCACGCATTTGCGGGAAGGTAAGCTGAAGCATCCGGTGTTACCATTTCCATTGCGCAATATCGCAGGGAAAGTTCTGGTGAATAATCAGCGACTGGAGGTTCAGAGCTTACAGGCCTTCAATGGTGAGACCAGCTTTGAATTGAACGGCAATCATCGTTTTGCTGAGCATGCAACCGTTGCGGGACCTCTGAAATATAAAAGTTCTTTTTCCTTCCAGGCGCGTAAGCTTCCACTGGATGCACGATTACGAAATCGACTTTCGGGAGGACTGGCCCGCACCTATGATACTCTGCGTCCCAGTGGCAATGTGGATCTGGAGGTGGATTTATATCATCCTGGCACAGGCAAGTGGCAGATTCAGAACCTGAACGTTTCGACTTATGATGCCGAAGTGATTCCGGTGCATTTCCCTTATCGCGTTTCGCATATCAAAGGGCAAATGAGACAAACACAGGGAGATAAACTGGAACTGAACTTTGACGGGACGGCTGGCCAGCGGCGTGTGGAAGCGAACGGCCACGTCAGACATCCTGGTCCTGCTTCAGAGATTGAGATCCTGGTCCAGATCAAGCAAGTGCCTATTGATGCGACTCTGCGGGCTGCCTCTCCTGAAGTCGTCAGAAAAGTACTGGATGAGGTTGATCTGCAGGGAACAGCAGATGCCACTCTCAGGCTTACACGAGAACCTCTGTTAGATCAGCCGATTCATTTGAACTTCGTAGCAGAAATGGATCATGGATCATTACAGTATCAGGATTTTCCGTATCGAATCAGCGATCTCAAAGGGCGTGTATCCTATTTCAGTAATACGGGAGTCACACGATTTGAACAATTGACTGGCAAACATGGCAGTGCGAGTCTGACTGCGGATGGTTCTTATGCCCGTTTTGCCAATGATGGTAAACTGGATTTGAAAGTATCAGCCGAAAATGCATCCTGTGATACCAGTCTCAAGCTGGCATTACCAGAATCGTTGCAGGAACTCTGGACGAATTTCTCTCCAACCGGAAAGCTCGGCCTGGATACGCATGTCATCTGGGAACGTGGCAAACCGTTGCAGGTCAGAATTCCTCGCATAGACTTGTCTGACGGTAGCATGAGCCTGAAAGACTTTCCCTACCCTCTGGATAATCTGAAAGCTCATGCGAGTTATTTCGTCAATCCTGAAACGGGAAACGGTGAAGTTCGCATGTCCGGTATTTCTGGAAATCATGATGAAACAAAAATTGGAATTGAGAAGGCACTTGCAGAAGTTACTCCAAGTGGGGACTGGAGGGTATTGTTCGAAAATATGACGATTGATGACCTGTCGACTGATCGTGCCTTTCAGAAAACGCTGCCGGAAGCGATGGCATCGGCATTGAATACGCTTAATATCCAGCGACCGATCTCTGCCAATGGCAAGATTGAATTTCGCGGTTCGCAACAGCCGGGAACAGCGATCACGGCCTACTGGGATATGAATTCCTATCTTGCTGAAAATACGCTGACGGCGGGTGTGGATCTCACGAAGGTCTATGGCAAGGTGCATTCAGAAGGGACTTGGGATGGAAGCCATCTGCATTTGAAGGGAGACCTGGATTTAGATTCGGCAGTCATTCTGGATTATCATCTGACTGAAATTAAAGGTCCGTTTGAAATTCATGATCAACGATTGACTGTTGGCTCACGGGAGATTCGTCGTGAAAAGTATCAGTCGGTCAGTCTGCCTCAAATCAATTCCATGCAGCCGATTACAGCCAAGGCAATTCGCGGTGTGCTGACCTGTATGGGGGATATTGAATTGAATGATGTGCCCACTTATAACATGCAGCTTGAATTGAACCGCGGTTTGCTGGAAGAATATGCGGCTCGGTATATGCCGGGGCAGTCCCAGTTGCGTGGCGTGATGAATGGCTGGATTCAGCTCTGGGGACGTGGGTCCAGTAAATCAGACCTGAAAGGGCAGGGGCAGTTACAGATCAGCCCGGCTGCCATTTATGAGCTGCCTCCGATTGCACAGATTTTCAAAGTGGTACGCCTGGCGCAGCCCGATAAAACCGCCTTTGACTCGGCCTTCTGTGATTTTACGGTCTCGAACCAGACATTTCATCTAAAGTATATCGAGCTCAAAGGGAACGCCATCAGTCTGTACGGTCAGGCGGGGGAAGCCCACTTTGACGGTCGATTGAAAGTGGATCTGTTTTCTCAGCTTACCCGCCGCCAGCTGCCTCTGCCAGCGATTACCCAGTTGATTGGACATGCTACCAGTGGCTGGATTCGGGTCGAACTCCGGGGGACCACATCCAGTCCGATCGTGGATATCAAATCAAACCCGCTGCTGGATGGTTCTCTCAAAACGTTTCTGAATAATGTGATGCGAGGCAGACCGGCCGGCAATGCAACGGGTCGCTGGGCAAGACCTGCGCAATCCGGTAACCAGACTCAGAAACAGTTCCCCCTGCCGTTTGCTCAGTAG